Genomic DNA from Bacteroidales bacterium:
TATGTGGAGAAATACAGTTCGTCATTGCGAGGAGCTTGAAAGATAATTGATTATAGTCAAAATCTTAAGCGACGAAGCAATCTGCCAGCACAGGCACACCCTGGCAAAAAGGAATCTATCTGGTTATGTACTGCCAGTGCGTGCAGATTGCTTCGTCGACATTAAAATCCTGCTATAATCAAAATATGTCAAGCTCCTCGCAATGACGGCGTTACCAAACGGTTCTTCTAAACCTCCTTAATCTTTTTCACAATCGCATTCACATGTATCTGAGTGGTGTTGAGCATGGGAATGCCGGCGTATTCCGGCGCCGTAAGGATCAACGGAAATTCGGTGCAGCCAAGGATCATCGAATCGATGTGGTTTTCTTTAACCATCTTCCGGATGTAATCGACAAGCAAATCACGGGTTTCATCCCTGAATATACCGAGCTCGATCTCGGAAAACAGTTTCTGGTTTATCACTTTCCGGTCTTCCGGTTCGGGGACAATTACCTGTATATTATGTTTTCCGAAAACATCCTGGTAGAATGTGCCGTTCATTGTGAAGCCGGTTCCGAGCAAACCCGGATTTTTCAATCCCATTCGTTTGACTTCTTCACAAGTGGCTTCCACAATGCTGATCAGCGGTAACGGCGAACGTTCCCTGATCCGGTCGAACAACATGTGCGGCGTATTGGCCGTAATTGCCCCGAAATCAGCACCGGCTCTTTTGAGAGCCTCAAGTTTTTCAACAAGCAGATCCACTGCCCTGTCATATTTCTTCTCCTGCATCAGGTCGAGAAATTCAGACAGGGTTACACTGTAAATGATCATCTCGGGATAATTCATAATCCCTTTGTCATTCTTGAACGCATTGATGATGGCACTGTAATAATCAAGGGTCGACTCCGGTCCCATTCCTCCTATTAGTCCCGCTTTTCTCATAACATTAAGATGGTGTTGGTTTTACCGGCTAAGTACGGACTTTTTTTCGACAATTTTACGGGTCATCGCAAGAGGTACTTTTCTATAAGGCTGAAAATTTCATTCATACTGAAGGGCTTCGACAGTACATCGGTACATCCCGATTGCATGATCACATCCCTTTCATCAATGGCTCTTGATGCAGTCTGAGCGATAATTGGTACTTCTGTGTTAAATTTCCTGATTTCGCGGGTCACCTGTTTTCCATCCATATCAGGCAGCTGAATATCCATCAACACAAGGTCATAGCTGCCATTTTTGAACTCAGAAAGGGCCCCGGTTCCTGTCTTTTCCCTTTGTACAAAAGCCTTTGTAAGCAGGAAAAGCTGGTTCAGATACAGGAAACTCATATCGTCATCTTCGACAATGAGAATTTTTTTATCAGACAGATTGGGTATTGCCATGTAAACCAAATGCTCAAATCAGCGTAAATATATATTAAAAATCGTACTTTTAACAAGCGCAAGAAGTATGAAAAGAAATATAATAACCAAGATCAGCCAGTTTTTCGAGAAAGACATCTGGAAAATATCCACAAAGGGCAAACATCCTGTAATTAACTTTTTTATAAGGCAGGGAAAAATCCTTTTTCTAGCCTTCAGAGGCTTTTACAAGGATAAGATCCAGCTTCGTTCGTCAGCCCTGTCGTTTTATACCATGTTATCGATTGTTCCCATCCTGGCCATGGTTTTTGGTATTGCGCAGGGATTCGGCCTTAAGGAAAAGCTTGCCGAATTGCTTACCGAGCGGTTAAGAGGACAACAGGAAGTGCTGAAGGTTGTGCTTAATTTTGTCGATCATTACCTCGGGCACATTAACACAGGATATATCACCGGTATTGGAGTGATCATCCTGTTCTGGTCGGTTGTAAAAGTTTTCGGTAATATTGAAAGCTCTTTTAACAACATCTGGCAGGTGAAGAAATCACGTGTTATCACCCGGCAGTTCACCGATTACATTTCTTTGATGATCATAGCTCCTGTATTTTTAATCATCGCAAGCAGTTTCAATGTTTCCAAACTGGATGTCATTTCCGACAAGCTGCCTTTCCTTCATTACCTCGATTCTATACTTAAAATCCTGGTTTCCGTTCTGTCCTATACCCTTATCTGGTTTGTATTTACGCTTATTTACATCGTAGTTCCCAATACAAAGGTAAAGTTTGTACCCGCATTATCAGCCGGTATCATTGCCGGCACACTTTTCCAGCTGCTTCAGTGGGGATATGTAAATTTTCAGTCGGCCTTGTCAAGTTACGGAGCCATTTACGGAACCTTTGCCGCTCTTCCCCTGTTCATGCTGTGGCTTGAATGGAGCTGGCTGATTGTGTTATTTGGCGCTGAAATATCCTATGCATACCAGAATGCAACCCACTATGAACAGGAAGCAGAGGAATTAAATGTAAGTCATAAAGACCGGAGGGTGCTTATGCTGCTTGTCATGCACAAGATTGTAAGGAACTTCACCGACGGGCGTGATGCGATGGATTCAGCTCAAATTGCTGAAGATCTGAATATTCCTGTAAGAATAGTCCGTGAAATTATTTACGATCTGCTTGCTGCGCGGATTATCTCAGAGACCATGAATCCCGAGATCCGCGAAGTGGCTTACCAGCCGGCTGTTGATACATCCAAAATAACAGTGAGCTATGTGATCAGTAAACTTGAGAACCTGGGACAAACCGTTCCGTTTGAAAGAGAAACCGAACAACTCAGGAAGATCAACAAAATTGTGGATTCCTTCTATGAGGACATACACAATTCACCGGAGAACACTCTTCTTAAGGAAATCTGAAGTCTACCTTTTCACCCTGGCATTACCTTCCCAGATACTCCAGATCTGCTCTTCATCAGCAGGCTGAGCATAATCGGTTAAGAAGGTAGTTGCCAGTGCGCCGCTTGCCCATCCAAACCTGATCCATTTCTCAGGCTCCCATTCTTTAAGTATGCCATACAGTAAACCGCCGACAAATCCGTCACCTCCGCCTATTCTGTCGAGCACACCAATTTCACGCGGTTCTATTACATGCCAGTCATCGCCTTCAAGCATGATAGCGCCCCACATATGCGAGTTGGAGCTGATAACCTGACGGAGTGTGGTGGCAAATACGGAAGCATTTGGAAAAGCCTTTTTCACATTGCTGATCATACCTTTGAATGCCTGGATTTTCGAGCCAAGTTCTTTGCCACCCGCCGCGGGACCCTCAATGCCGAGGCACAGCTGAAAGTCCTCTTCATTGCCAACCAGTATATCCGAAATTCCGGCTATTTCCGTAAAAATATCCCTGAGTTCCTTTTCGCGGCCTTTCCAGAATGAAGCCCTGTAATTCAGATCGAATGAAATGCGGGTGTTATGCTTTTTTGCAGCCCTTGCCAGTTCAAGGCAAAATGTGCTTGTTTCTTTGGAAAGCGCGGCAATGAGCCCCGACAAGTGAAAGATCTGCACCCCTTCGGATCCGAAAATCCTTTCCGGATCAAAATCTTTTACATTCAGCGTTCTTCCCACCTCACCGGCACGGTCATTCAGAACACGGGGACCCCTGGATCCATAGCCGCTGTCGGCTATGTTGAACTGGTGCCTGTAACCCCAGGGATCACCCTGTGGTACTTCCCTTCCCTCATAGGCCATATGCCTTGCCGCCAGGTTGCTTTTTATAAATGCGGCTATGGGACTGTCTTTCACAAAAGTAGTCAGAACTTTCACAGGAAGACCCAGGTACGAAGAAATACTGGCCACGTTTGATTCAGCGCTTGTGGCCTGCATGTGAAACATTTCACTACTTTGAACAGGTTGTCCGTTAACCGGTGTTATCCTGATACCCATGCTGGTAGGCACTATCAAAGACCATTTAAATTCACTGCGGAGTTTCATTATTTAAAAATTTCAGAACGTAAAGATAATGAATTGAGAGATTTGCTGTATTCGGGGTCGGACCAGACTAATTGTTTGTTGCCTAGTTTTTTAACTCATTTAATGAACGCATTTTCGATCTTAGAGGCTCATTTTTGGTATCAAAAACAGGTCTGTAAGATTTCACACATTTGAACATTAAATCTTAGAAGGTCAAAAACATGCCCAAAAACAGGCCTCTAAGGTCAATATTTGCCCAAAAATTGGCATTAATACTCTGTTCAAGAATGGTTTAGTTTGGTCCGACCCCGAAAATAAACCCCGAAAATACAGTTCATTTTCTCAAGTTCGCTCAAAACTTTTACCTTTATGAACCATTTCTTATTTTATGAAAAAAGTTATTATTCCCGTAATTCTGATTATGCTGATTACTAGTTGTAATACCGTAGATAAAAACGGCAACCAGGCCGAAGGTGATTTTTCAAACCAGCTTACTCCCGAAGAGATTACCAATGCCCGCTTTACACCGGAAATACTTTGGAAATTCGGACGTGTTGGTGAAATGGAACTCTCACCGGATGGCAGCGCCATTCTGTACACAGTAACAAGGTACGACGCAAAGACCGATAAAAGGCATACCTGGATTTATTCGGTTCCGTCAAACGGCGGAGAGCCGGTAAACCTTACATCCAACCTGGGATCTTGTGCCAATCCGCGGTGGATTGATAACGATAAGGTGGCCTTTCTTTGCAAATCGGATGATCGGATGCAGATATGGACAATGAAACGGGATGGTTCGGATGCCCATGTTGTATCGGATATTCCGGGCGACGTGAATGCATTTGGCTTTGCACCTGATGGCCGGAATGTTTTCTATACTCAGGATGTGAAAATGGATTCCACCACCGAGGATATCTATCCCGATCTTCCCCTTGCCAAAGGAATGGTGTTCGAGGATATGATGTACAGGCACTGGGATTCATGGACCGATTATTCTTACAGCCACATCTTTATCACCCGTTTTGAGGATGGCAATATCAAGACAGGAAAGGATATCATGGAAGGAGAGCATTTTGATTCTCCTCTTTCACCTTACTTTTCAATAGAAGAAATCTCATGGAGCCCGGATGGAAAAAAACTGGCCTACACCTGTAAAAAGCTTACCGGAAGGGCCTACAGTGAAAGCACCAATTCCGATATCTATGTTTATGACGAGGGCGGCAATACTGTAAATATAACCGAAGGAATGCCCGGTTATGAAAAGTACCCTGTTTTCTCGCCCGATGGTTCCCGGCTGGCCTTTATGAGTATGGAAACACCCGGATATGAAGCGGATAAGGAACGGCTATTCGTATACGACTTCAATACAAAGGAAAAGACTTATCTTACTGCTGATCTCGACCAGAACGCCGCACATTTTTCGTGGACAGATGACAGTAAAAAGATCTTTTTCATAAGCGGTGTAAAAGCCACCTACCAGGTTTTTGAATTTAATGCCGATACAAAAACCTTCAGGCAGGTAACAAAGGGTGTTCATGATTACACCAACCTGGCCTATAGTAACGGAATCCTGGTTGGTACCAGGGCAAGTATGATTATGCCGAACGAGCTTTTCCGGATTGATCCGGAATCAGGCAAAGAAACCCAGCTTACTCACACCAACAAAAATATTTATGATGCCATAAAAACAGCAAAGGTTGAAGAGCGATGGGTAAAAACAACAGACGGAAAGGATATGCTCGTGTGGCTGATTCTTCCGCCTGATTTTGATTCAACCAAAAAATACCCTGCCTTGCTCTTTTGCCAGGGGGGACCGCAATCCGCCGTGTCGCAATCTTTTTCATTCAGGTGGAATTTTCAGTTGATGGCTTCAAAAGGATATATAGTGGTGGCCCCCAACCGCAGGGGATTGCCTACATTCGGCCAGGACTGGAATGCCCAGATATCGGGTGATTACGGCGGACAAAACATAAAGGATTATCTCAGCGCTATTGATGCGATAAGCAGGGAATCCTATGTGGATTCTGATCACCTGGGAGCCGTGGGTGCCAGTTACGGCGGTTACTCGGTACTTTATCTTGCCGGTCATCACCAGAAAAGGTTCAAGGCATTCATAGCCCATTGCGGAATGTTTAACCTCGAAAGCCAATCGACTGCCACTGACGAAATGTTTTTCGTTCATCATGACCTGGGTGGTTATGCATGGGATAATCCAAAGCCTGTAAGCTACACAAAGTATTCACCCCATCTTTATGTAGATAAATGGGACACGCCGATCATGCTGGTGTCCGGAATGAATGATTTCAGGATTCCCTATACCGAAAGCCTGCAGGCTTTCAATGCCGCACAATTAAAAGGCATCCCCAGCAAACTGCTTATCTATCCGGATGAAAGCCACTGGGTGCTTAAACCGCAAAACAGCATTCTGTGGCAAAGGGAGTTTTTCGGGTGGCTTGATCGGTGGCTGAAACAGTAACTGGTGACTGGTGACTGGTGACTGGTGATTGGTGATTGGGAGTAAGACCTGACAGAGTCCGGAGGACCTGTCAGAGTCTGGTAATGAAGATTCAAAATGATCAGAACGGTAAGACGAAGTCGGAGACTTCGCCTGGCAATTGTGGAAGTATTATACAATAAGATATGTCTAAAATAGTATTAACCATTCTAATCGCAGCTTTTATGATGAAGAGCGGATTCGGTCAGTCGGGTAACCCTGCTGATCACGTGCTTAAGGTGAGCAAATGCAGTGATTTCGCGCTGACAGGCGACGGAAGCAATAATGAGTGGCAAAAAACTTCTTGGACCGACCTGGTGCAGAACCAGTCGAAATCGCCCTACAAAACGCGGTTTAAAATACTATATTCCGTCACGGGAATCTATTGCCTTTATCACTGCGAGGACAGGAAAATCACTGCCACATTACGCGGTGAGAACCTTGACCTGTACAATGAAGATGTGGTGGAGGCTTTTTTCTGGGCTGATGAATCGCTGCCTGTATACTTTGAATATGAACTATCGCCCCTGAATTATGAGCTTGTTCTGATGGTTCCCAATTATGACGGCAAATTTCTTGGATGGATTCCCTGGCATTACAATGGAAACCGGTTAACAAGGCATGAAGCGAAGATCATAAAAGACGAGAGTGACCAGGTAACCGAATGGGTCGGTGAATTTTTCATTCCCTTTGAATTGATGAAACCGATGGTTCAAAAGTCTCCGGTATCGGGAGATAAATGGCGTGCCAATTTCTACAGGATTGACTATGATGAAACACCGGGCGACTGGATGTGGATGCCTGTAAACGTGAACTTCCACGATTACAGGAATTTCGGAAGTATACAGTTTGAATAAAGGGAGTGATTTTTACCTCCTGCCCTTGTTGAAATTCAGTTCGAAAGTTGCGCCTACAGCAACGAAAAACGGTAAAAATTTTCTCATTAAAATCTATTGGAAACTTTTTTCGTATAAATTGTTTCTATAGTTTTTTTAGTTTATTTTTGCAGCATGAACGAAGAACTGTCGGTTATATTAAAAAGGGTTCTTGCTTTATACAGAAAATACGGCATTAAGAGCATCACCATGGATGATGTTTCGCGTGAGCTTGGTATTTCTAAAAAGACGCTTTACCAGTATGTGAAGGACAAAGATGAATTGGTAAGCAAGGTAGTGGAGCTTGAAATATCATCGCATCAATCGCATTTAATGCAGAGTTGCAGCGAGAATCTGAATGCCATTGAACAGATTGCTGAAATTTCGCGATGTGTGAGTTTTATGCTAAGGGAATACAGTGCTGTTGCCGAGTTTGATCTCAGGAAATATTATCCTGACCTTCATAAACGGCTCAGGGAAGTAAGAAGAGAAAACATGCTCCGGTTTATACATGATAACCTGGTTCGCGGAAAGAACGAAGGGTTGTACAGGTCGGATCTCAATGCTGAAGTTGTTGCCAAAATTGCACAATCCCATCTTGACAGCATGTTTGAAAGCGAGATCATAACGGTAGCTGAATTTTTGGAACCGGCATTTTCAATGGAATTTTTCAATTATCACCTTAGGGGGATTGTCAGTGAAAAAGGTCTAAAGGTTCTTGACGATGAATTAAAATCGTTTGGGCGCCAAAACAAGTAAAGTTTAAACTGTTAAACCATTATCTAATGAAAGTTACTATTTATCTGTACATGATGATCATGTTATGCATTGTCCTTCCTGTTCAGTCACAGGTTCAGCAGAACAATGAATCCATGAAATTTTCGCTTGAAGAAGCGAGGCAGTACGCACTTAAAAACAGTCCGGTATTGCTGAATTCTGCACGCGATGTTGAAATTGCCAAAAAGAAAATATGGGAAACTACAGCTGCCGGTTTACCGCAGGCAGTGTTAAACAGTTCATACAGCTATTCACCCAAACTTGCCGGTTTAGGCCAGCTGTTTACAGGCGGTGATACAACAGGAGGCGGCGGAGGCAGTCCCTTCGGCAACTTCAACCCTGATGACCTGAAGACAAGCTTCTTCATGAATATACAGGTTTCTCAACTTATTTTCAACGGTCAGTATCTTGTCGGATTGAAAGCATCAAAAGTGTATTCGGGATTATCCGAACTTGCTGAGACAAAGTCGAAAACAGGTGTTGCAGAGAACATTACGAATACTTATTTCATGGTGCTCATCACCCGTGAAGCCAAGGAAATTCTTGATTCCACTCTTAAAACGGTTCAGAAAACGCTGTTCCAAACCCAACAATATTATCAGAACGGTTTTCTTGAATCAACCGATGTGGATCAGCTCAAAATTCTGGAGTCCAATATTAAAACCCGCTTATCGGTATCGGTCCGGCAGATTGATTTGATTGACAGGCTTCTTAAATTTCAGATGGGAATCCCCATCGATCAGCCGATTGAGTTAACTGACCGTATTGAACCGCTTGTTGACGGCTTCCTGATGAACACTCAAAACCTGGATTCCTTCAGGCTTGAAAATAATATTGACTACCGGCTCCTGCTTACCCAGGAAAACCTTACCAAACTGAATTTGCAGGCGCAAAAATCGCAGTTCCTTCCTACAATTTCCGGTTTCTACCAGAGGTATGAAGACTTTGACAATAATTTATTCAATGACCAGTCTGCCAATACTTTCGGTTTGACGCTTAATTTCCCATTATGGAGCAGCGGACAGCGCTTATCTCAGGTAAGTCAGAGAAAAATTGAATATCTGAAAGCTAAAACAAACACCGAAATGGCAGCTGAAAGCCTGATGATACAATATGAGACTGCCTTATCGGAATACTTATCCGCCAGGGATATTTACACCATGCAAAAAGAAAACAGGGATCTTTCACTGAGAATATTCAAGAAATCGGTTACGAAATTTTCTGAAGGAGTCGGTTCAAGCCTTGACCTTAACCAGGCACAAACACAATACCTGGATGCCGAAGGCCTGTATTTTAATTCAGTGCTTTCTTACGTATCCGCTAAAGCAAAACTAGAGACATTATTAGCGCAATAAAAATGAACAACACAAAAATGAACACAACCATGAAAACAAGAGTATTAATCCTTCTGACCTTTTTTATTATTGCATCATGCGGTGGCGGCGATAAAAAAGCCCAGCTCGAAGCATTAAAAAGCAAAAGAGACAAAATCAATGCACAGATAGAAAAACTTGAAGCAGAAATTGCCGCTTCGGGAGATTCAAACAGTATAAATGCAAAATCTACATTCGTAGCCATTGAGGAAGTAAAAGCCGCCGGCTTCAAACATTATATTGAGGTGCAGGGAAAACTCGACGGTGATCAGAATGTGGCCGTTTATCCCGAAATGATGGGCAACCTGGTTGAAGTTACAGCCCGTGTTGGTCAACGCGTTAGTGCCGGGCAGGTACTTGCCCGCATGAATGATGCCGCCTACCAGGAGCAGTTAAAAGCTCTTCAAACAAACTACGACCTGGCAGTTGAAACATTCAAGAAACAGGAAAATCTCTGGAAGCAGCAGATCGGTTCTGAAATGCAATACCTCCAGGCTAAAACAGCCAAGGAGTCGCTTGAATCGCAAATTGCAGGTCTGCAAAAGCAAATCGACATGACAAGGATCACATCACCGATAACCGGTAATGTTGAAGAATCAATGGTAAAAGTTGGCCAGGCAGTTTCTCCGCAGATGCCGGCATTCAGGGTTGTGAATTTCGGCGACCTGAAGGTGACTGCCGATGTGGCCGAAGCCTATACCGACAAAATCAACGTGGGCGATGAGGTTATTGTTTATCTTCCTGATATAAAGAAAGAAATCAATGCCAATGTCAGCTTTACCAGCAAATACATAAACCCCACAAACCGCACCTTTACTGTTGAGGCCCGTTTGAAAACAGGAAGCCAGGATCTGAAAGCCAACATGGTGGCTGTTCTGAAAATTAACGATTACAATTCCAGGAATGCATTTGTAATCCCTGTAAACCTTGTAAGAAATGACAACAACGGAGAATTTGTGCTTGTGGCCAAAGAGGAAAATAACAAGTATATAGCCCGGAAGCAACAGGTTCAGACCGGACAGGTTTACAATGGACTGGCAGAGATTGTTAAAGGTCTCGAACCCGGCGAAAAGTTAATTACCGGAGGTTATCTTAACCTGAACGAAGGTGAATCGGTAAGGTTTTAACCCAAAAAATCCGTTATCATGATAGGAAACTACAAAGAATTTAAGCCCACAAGCTGGTCGATTGACAATAAGACCAGCATGTACATGCTGGCTATCATCCTTGCAATTTTCGGGTTCATCAGTTATGCCACGATTCCAAAGGAACAGATACCTGAAATAAAACTTACCTATGTGGCGGTTTCGACCATTTATCCGGGTACATCGCCAAAGGATATGGAAAACTTCATTACAAGGCCGCTGGAGAAGAATATGAAATCGCTCGAAGACATGAAAACGATCACGAGCAATTCAGTCCAGGATTTTTCAATGATCCTTGTTGAATTCAACGCCGGTACGGATATAGTGGAGGCAAAACAGCGCGTTAAGGATGCCGTTGACAAAACAGCACGCGACCTTCCTAATGATCTCACTGATGATCCGACTGTTGCTGAAATCGATTTCTCGGATATTCCGATTATGAATATCAATATTTCGGGTAATTACAGCCTGGATAATCTAAAGGAATACGCTGACCTTATGCAGGACCGGATTGAACAGGTTCCTGAAATAACCCGCGTGGATATTGTAGGTGCACTCGACAGGGAAATCCAGGTTAATGTGGACATGTACAAGATGCAGGCCGCTATGGTTACTTTCCGGGATATTGAAAACGCCATTAAAAGCGAAAACGTTACCATTTCCGGCGGAAACATCGATATGGAAGGAATGAGCCGCTCGGTGAGGGTTGTAGGTGAATTTGTAAACGCCGATGTGATCAAAAACATCACGCTTACTTCTTCAAGCGGAGCCATTGTCCGGCTCTCAGATATCGCCGAAATAAAGGATTCTCACAAAAAGGCCGAAAGCTATTCAAGGTTATTCGGAAAAAATGTGGTAACACTGAATGTGATCAAAAAAAGTGGTGAAAACCTGATTCACGCAGCCGACCAGATTAATGTCATCCTGGATGACATGAAAGGAACTGATTTGCCTAAAGATCTGAATATTGTGATCTCAGGCGACCAGTCATATTTCACAAAGAACATTCTTAAGGAACTCAATAACACCATCATAATCGGTTTTATCCTGGTTACGATTGTGCTGATGTTCTTTATGGGTTTGACCAATGCGATTTTCGTGGGGTTCTCTGTTCCGCTATCCATGGCCCTGGCATATGTTTTCCTACCTGTATACGGGTTCACCCTGAATATGCTTGTGATGTTCTCATTCATTTTTGCCCTTGGTATTGTAGTGGATGATGCCATTGTAGTAATTGAAAACACGCACCGGATTTTCAAAAAAACGGGCATGGATATTAAAAATTCAGCCAAAGCAGCGGCCGGTGAGGTATTTGTTCCGATTCTTTCAGGAACAATGACTACACTTGCGCCGTTCATTCCGCTTGCTTTCTGGCCTGGTGTAGTGGGTAAATTCATGTATTATATTCCGATTACCCTTATCACCACCCTGATTGCTTCACTGCTTATAGCATACCTTCTTAATCCCGTGTTTGCTGTTTCATTTATGAAACCTGATGAAGAAGAAGGGGAAGTAAGAGACCGCAGGAAAATTCTGAAAACCGGTCTGATCATTTTCCTTATTTCAGCATTATTTTATATACCGGGATTCGCCGGAATGAAGTTCTTCATGGGTTTAGCCAACCTGGGTGTATTCATTGCCCTGAGTTATGTAGCTCACAACCTTTGGATGTGGAAAGTACTGCTTAAATTCCAGCAACGCGTTATTCCGGGTATGCTTGAGAATTATGAAAAGGCATTGCGCTGGGCACTGAAAGGAAAACGGCCGAAGAGGCTGCTGTGGGAATTGATAGGGCTCTTTGTCCTCAGTCTTTTCATTTTTGTATGGAGTAAACCCAATGTGCTTTTCTTCCCGGAGGGTGATCCCATGTCGATTTATGTTGAAATAAAAATGCCAATCGGTACCGAAGTGAATGTTACCGACTCCGTTGCCAGGGTCGTCGAATCCAAAGTGAACAAAGTTCTGGGCGAAAACAACCCGATCGTTGAATCGGTAATCACAAACGTTGCCAAGAATGCCACTTCTGAAATGTTTGCTTCCGGTGACCAGGCTAATTCTAACCTGGCAAGGATTTCAATAAACTTTGTGGAGTTCGCCAAACGTCATGGTCAGAAAACGACGCCCTATGTTGATAAAATAAGGGAAGAAGTCAGGAATATTGCAGGTGCCGAAATAACA
This window encodes:
- a CDS encoding amino acid racemase, with product MRKAGLIGGMGPESTLDYYSAIINAFKNDKGIMNYPEMIIYSVTLSEFLDLMQEKKYDRAVDLLVEKLEALKRAGADFGAITANTPHMLFDRIRERSPLPLISIVEATCEEVKRMGLKNPGLLGTGFTMNGTFYQDVFGKHNIQVIVPEPEDRKVINQKLFSEIELGIFRDETRDLLVDYIRKMVKENHIDSMILGCTEFPLILTAPEYAGIPMLNTTQIHVNAIVKKIKEV
- a CDS encoding response regulator, whose product is MAIPNLSDKKILIVEDDDMSFLYLNQLFLLTKAFVQREKTGTGALSEFKNGSYDLVLMDIQLPDMDGKQVTREIRKFNTEVPIIAQTASRAIDERDVIMQSGCTDVLSKPFSMNEIFSLIEKYLLR
- a CDS encoding YihY/virulence factor BrkB family protein, with translation MKRNIITKISQFFEKDIWKISTKGKHPVINFFIRQGKILFLAFRGFYKDKIQLRSSALSFYTMLSIVPILAMVFGIAQGFGLKEKLAELLTERLRGQQEVLKVVLNFVDHYLGHINTGYITGIGVIILFWSVVKVFGNIESSFNNIWQVKKSRVITRQFTDYISLMIIAPVFLIIASSFNVSKLDVISDKLPFLHYLDSILKILVSVLSYTLIWFVFTLIYIVVPNTKVKFVPALSAGIIAGTLFQLLQWGYVNFQSALSSYGAIYGTFAALPLFMLWLEWSWLIVLFGAEISYAYQNATHYEQEAEELNVSHKDRRVLMLLVMHKIVRNFTDGRDAMDSAQIAEDLNIPVRIVREIIYDLLAARIISETMNPEIREVAYQPAVDTSKITVSYVISKLENLGQTVPFERETEQLRKINKIVDSFYEDIHNSPENTLLKEI
- a CDS encoding PfkB family carbohydrate kinase, which codes for MKLRSEFKWSLIVPTSMGIRITPVNGQPVQSSEMFHMQATSAESNVASISSYLGLPVKVLTTFVKDSPIAAFIKSNLAARHMAYEGREVPQGDPWGYRHQFNIADSGYGSRGPRVLNDRAGEVGRTLNVKDFDPERIFGSEGVQIFHLSGLIAALSKETSTFCLELARAAKKHNTRISFDLNYRASFWKGREKELRDIFTEIAGISDILVGNEEDFQLCLGIEGPAAGGKELGSKIQAFKGMISNVKKAFPNASVFATTLRQVISSNSHMWGAIMLEGDDWHVIEPREIGVLDRIGGGDGFVGGLLYGILKEWEPEKWIRFGWASGALATTFLTDYAQPADEEQIWSIWEGNARVKR
- a CDS encoding S9 family peptidase gives rise to the protein MKKVIIPVILIMLITSCNTVDKNGNQAEGDFSNQLTPEEITNARFTPEILWKFGRVGEMELSPDGSAILYTVTRYDAKTDKRHTWIYSVPSNGGEPVNLTSNLGSCANPRWIDNDKVAFLCKSDDRMQIWTMKRDGSDAHVVSDIPGDVNAFGFAPDGRNVFYTQDVKMDSTTEDIYPDLPLAKGMVFEDMMYRHWDSWTDYSYSHIFITRFEDGNIKTGKDIMEGEHFDSPLSPYFSIEEISWSPDGKKLAYTCKKLTGRAYSESTNSDIYVYDEGGNTVNITEGMPGYEKYPVFSPDGSRLAFMSMETPGYEADKERLFVYDFNTKEKTYLTADLDQNAAHFSWTDDSKKIFFISGVKATYQVFEFNADTKTFRQVTKGVHDYTNLAYSNGILVGTRASMIMPNELFRIDPESGKETQLTHTNKNIYDAIKTAKVEERWVKTTDGKDMLVWLILPPDFDSTKKYPALLFCQGGPQSAVSQSFSFRWNFQLMASKGYIVVAPNRRGLPTFGQDWNAQISGDYGGQNIKDYLSAIDAISRESYVDSDHLGAVGASYGGYSVLYLAGHHQKRFKAFIAHCGMFNLESQSTATDEMFFVHHDLGGYAWDNPKPVSYTKYSPHLYVDKWDTPIMLVSGMNDFRIPYTESLQAFNAAQLKGIPSKLLIYPDESHWVLKPQNSILWQREFFGWLDRWLKQ
- a CDS encoding carbohydrate-binding family 9-like protein; translation: MSKIVLTILIAAFMMKSGFGQSGNPADHVLKVSKCSDFALTGDGSNNEWQKTSWTDLVQNQSKSPYKTRFKILYSVTGIYCLYHCEDRKITATLRGENLDLYNEDVVEAFFWADESLPVYFEYELSPLNYELVLMVPNYDGKFLGWIPWHYNGNRLTRHEAKIIKDESDQVTEWVGEFFIPFELMKPMVQKSPVSGDKWRANFYRIDYDETPGDWMWMPVNVNFHDYRNFGSIQFE
- a CDS encoding TetR/AcrR family transcriptional regulator gives rise to the protein MNEELSVILKRVLALYRKYGIKSITMDDVSRELGISKKTLYQYVKDKDELVSKVVELEISSHQSHLMQSCSENLNAIEQIAEISRCVSFMLREYSAVAEFDLRKYYPDLHKRLREVRRENMLRFIHDNLVRGKNEGLYRSDLNAEVVAKIAQSHLDSMFESEIITVAEFLEPAFSMEFFNYHLRGIVSEKGLKVLDDELKSFGRQNK
- a CDS encoding TolC family protein is translated as MKVTIYLYMMIMLCIVLPVQSQVQQNNESMKFSLEEARQYALKNSPVLLNSARDVEIAKKKIWETTAAGLPQAVLNSSYSYSPKLAGLGQLFTGGDTTGGGGGSPFGNFNPDDLKTSFFMNIQVSQLIFNGQYLVGLKASKVYSGLSELAETKSKTGVAENITNTYFMVLITREAKEILDSTLKTVQKTLFQTQQYYQNGFLESTDVDQLKILESNIKTRLSVSVRQIDLIDRLLKFQMGIPIDQPIELTDRIEPLVDGFLMNTQNLDSFRLENNIDYRLLLTQENLTKLNLQAQKSQFLPTISGFYQRYEDFDNNLFNDQSANTFGLTLNFPLWSSGQRLSQVSQRKIEYLKAKTNTEMAAESLMIQYETALSEYLSARDIYTMQKENRDLSLRIFKKSVTKFSEGVGSSLDLNQAQTQYLDAEGLYFNSVLSYVSAKAKLETLLAQ